A window of Microcystis aeruginosa FD4 contains these coding sequences:
- a CDS encoding sulfonate ABC transporter substrate-binding protein, with protein sequence MLHRSIKCLWKPWRNWRAVLPVMLFLTSLVGSFLLAGFSDTIAVGQNSRSDNPILNLVDSFKFPRNTTPRLLETVGLFIAGILFCIAIDRWFKRSTPSDITPLAKQAQRLGTLKIGYPEGMTNLEVLRAQAFLERRLKPFGVTVTWTSFLAASSLIEALSNGTIEFCGGGGTASIFSQAAEHVFVRVAKEKYTAPKGQAILVPENSPIQTLAALKGKRIAFDRGSSAHYVLIRALMRVNLELNDIEPVYATQPEALVLFRRGEIDAWVVWVPYSPTETRTYPGRSVADLGSIFGENASLEVPTYYYAVPELVRDYPDVLKVILEEVNEAGAWAKQQELEATRRLAAHHEIDPAIVTNLEQRACERAIIPIDDRSLAALQQQANIFRDLKLIPHRVNVRDGTYTLQTKQNWTY encoded by the coding sequence ATGCTCCACCGTTCGATCAAGTGTCTCTGGAAACCGTGGCGAAATTGGCGGGCAGTTCTTCCCGTGATGCTTTTTTTGACCAGCCTGGTGGGGAGCTTTCTCCTGGCTGGATTTTCCGACACGATCGCCGTCGGTCAAAATTCTCGATCGGATAACCCGATTCTGAACCTCGTCGATAGCTTTAAATTCCCCCGGAATACGACTCCCCGACTATTGGAAACCGTGGGATTATTTATCGCTGGAATTCTCTTCTGTATCGCGATCGATCGCTGGTTCAAGCGATCGACCCCCTCCGATATCACTCCCCTCGCCAAACAAGCGCAGCGGCTAGGAACCCTCAAGATCGGCTATCCCGAGGGCATGACCAATCTGGAAGTTCTCCGCGCCCAGGCCTTTCTGGAAAGACGCTTAAAACCCTTTGGGGTGACGGTAACGTGGACGAGTTTTCTGGCCGCTTCCTCGCTGATCGAGGCTTTGAGCAACGGAACGATCGAATTCTGCGGTGGTGGCGGTACGGCGAGTATTTTCTCCCAAGCGGCGGAACACGTCTTCGTCCGGGTAGCCAAGGAAAAATATACCGCCCCGAAAGGTCAGGCGATCCTCGTACCCGAGAATTCGCCAATACAGACGTTGGCGGCTTTAAAAGGCAAAAGAATCGCCTTCGATCGGGGTTCGAGCGCCCATTACGTCCTCATCCGCGCACTGATGAGAGTGAATCTCGAATTAAACGATATCGAACCGGTGTATGCAACCCAACCGGAAGCGCTGGTGCTTTTCCGTCGCGGAGAGATCGACGCTTGGGTGGTGTGGGTTCCCTATTCCCCCACCGAGACGCGCACCTATCCGGGAAGATCGGTGGCCGATCTAGGGAGTATCTTTGGGGAAAACGCCTCTCTAGAAGTGCCGACCTATTATTACGCGGTTCCCGAATTGGTACGCGATTATCCCGATGTACTGAAAGTGATTTTAGAAGAGGTGAACGAGGCGGGTGCTTGGGCGAAACAACAGGAGTTAGAAGCGACGAGACGCTTGGCAGCTCACCACGAGATCGATCCAGCGATCGTCACTAATCTCGAACAACGGGCCTGCGAACGTGCCATTATCCCGATCGACGATCGCTCTCTGGCCGCCCTACAACAGCAAGCTAATATCTTCCGAGACCTGAAGCTGATCCCCCATCGGGTCAATGTGCGCGACGGAACCTACACCCTACAGACGAAACAAAATTGGACGTATTAA
- the sigC gene encoding RNA polymerase sigma factor SigC, translating into MSTINSSTLETEFISPSFSVLKFKENSLDLDEDFLGRDLEDDLVSSPEKIHSNGTTTDLVRLYLQDIGRVPLLKRDEEVEQAQQVQRHLSLLKLCATAVKQGDAQVQQFVKLIEVRDRLTAQLAHRPSLEHWAKTAQITVVELKNALKAGKQHWAHLAGLEVGELEEIIALGTRAKEQMIKANLRLVVSVAKKYQNRGLELLDLIQEGTLGLERAVKKFDPTKGYRFSTYAYWWIRQGITRAVATRSLREIATQSRIIRLPLHITEKLNRIKKAQRKISQMRGRTATVEEIAQELALTPEAVREVLMKVPRSVSLEIKVGKEKDTELLDLLETEELSSENHLVYESLQRDMRELLADLTAREREVIELRYGFLDGKSYSLGDIGRTLALSRERVRQIELKALQKLRQPQRRKQIRDYFEALS; encoded by the coding sequence ATGTCTACAATTAATTCCTCGACGCTCGAAACTGAATTTATCTCTCCCTCTTTTTCTGTCCTAAAATTCAAGGAAAACTCGCTCGACCTGGATGAAGATTTTCTCGGCCGTGATTTAGAAGATGATTTAGTATCTAGTCCCGAAAAAATCCACAGCAACGGGACAACTACCGATTTAGTGCGTTTATACCTACAAGACATTGGCAGAGTGCCTCTACTCAAACGGGACGAGGAAGTTGAACAAGCGCAACAGGTGCAGCGTCATCTGTCTTTACTGAAATTATGCGCCACCGCCGTTAAACAAGGTGATGCACAAGTACAGCAATTTGTCAAGTTAATTGAGGTTCGCGATCGGCTAACCGCTCAATTAGCCCATCGTCCCTCCCTAGAACATTGGGCAAAAACCGCCCAAATCACCGTGGTTGAGTTAAAAAATGCTTTAAAAGCAGGAAAACAGCATTGGGCGCACCTAGCGGGCTTAGAAGTGGGGGAATTAGAAGAAATTATTGCCCTTGGTACCCGTGCCAAAGAACAGATGATCAAGGCCAATTTACGTCTGGTGGTGTCGGTGGCCAAAAAATATCAGAATCGCGGTTTAGAATTATTGGATTTGATTCAAGAGGGAACCCTGGGTTTAGAACGCGCCGTCAAGAAATTTGATCCCACCAAAGGCTATCGTTTTAGTACCTATGCCTACTGGTGGATCCGTCAAGGAATTACCAGAGCGGTCGCAACGCGCTCGCTACGCGAGATCGCAACTCAAAGCCGGATTATTCGCTTACCGCTTCATATTACCGAAAAACTCAACAGAATTAAGAAAGCACAACGGAAAATCTCGCAAATGCGCGGTCGCACTGCGACCGTAGAGGAAATTGCCCAAGAGTTAGCTCTGACTCCTGAAGCTGTGCGGGAAGTGTTGATGAAAGTGCCGCGTTCGGTTTCCTTAGAAATTAAGGTAGGTAAGGAAAAAGATACGGAATTGTTAGACCTTTTGGAAACCGAAGAACTGTCTTCAGAAAATCATCTTGTCTATGAATCTTTGCAAAGAGATATGAGAGAATTATTGGCAGATTTAACCGCTCGTGAACGAGAAGTGATTGAATTGCGCTATGGTTTTCTCGATGGTAAATCCTATTCTTTAGGTGATATCGGTCGCACTTTGGCATTATCCCGGGAAAGGGTGCGACAAATTGAGTTGAAAGCTTTGCAAAAATTGCGTCAACCCCAGCGACGTAAGCAAATTCGCGATTATTTTGAAGCGTTGAGTTAG
- a CDS encoding anthranilate phosphoribosyltransferase family protein, translating into MSDTFRELLKAIGSGTHTGRNLTRPEAAMATKMMLTQEATPAQIGAFMIAHRIKRPTSDELAGMLDAYAELGPQITLESASFQHPIAILGNPYDGRSRTAPVTPITTLILGLAGIPVVLHGGDRMPTKYGISLREIWQQLGADFSQLSLAAVKDCLITTGLTFFYIPRHFPLLQNFVTYREQIGKRPPMATVELMWSPFVGNIHQISGFVHPPTEDRFRETFALRNISHFTTVKGLEGSCDLACNRTAIIGLGNPADTPSFQRFFLNPRDYGFCPADYPLESLEMLTAKLKGLLAGENNQLTDAAIFNGGFYLWRCGIAPDLPTGFQQAQKSLQSGKALAKLEQIRNYLENQE; encoded by the coding sequence ATGAGCGATACTTTTCGAGAATTATTAAAAGCGATCGGTAGTGGCACCCATACGGGCAGAAATTTAACCCGTCCTGAAGCGGCGATGGCCACCAAGATGATGTTAACCCAAGAGGCAACCCCGGCCCAAATCGGTGCTTTTATGATTGCCCATCGCATTAAACGCCCCACCAGCGATGAGTTAGCGGGAATGCTTGATGCCTACGCCGAGCTTGGACCGCAAATAACCCTAGAATCAGCCTCTTTTCAGCATCCGATCGCTATTTTGGGCAATCCCTACGATGGACGCTCTCGCACTGCCCCGGTTACTCCGATCACCACTTTAATTTTAGGGTTGGCGGGGATTCCTGTAGTCCTGCACGGGGGCGATCGAATGCCAACTAAATACGGTATTTCCCTGAGGGAAATCTGGCAGCAATTAGGAGCAGATTTTAGTCAATTATCCTTAGCAGCAGTTAAAGACTGTTTAATCACCACAGGATTGACTTTTTTCTATATTCCGCGCCATTTTCCCCTATTACAGAATTTTGTTACCTATCGCGAGCAAATCGGTAAACGTCCGCCCATGGCCACGGTAGAGTTAATGTGGTCGCCTTTTGTCGGTAATATTCATCAGATATCGGGTTTTGTTCACCCCCCCACCGAGGATCGTTTTCGCGAAACTTTTGCCCTGAGAAATATCTCTCATTTCACCACCGTGAAAGGATTAGAGGGTAGTTGTGATTTAGCCTGTAATCGGACGGCGATTATTGGTCTGGGAAATCCCGCCGATACACCTTCCTTTCAGCGATTTTTCCTAAATCCTCGCGATTATGGCTTCTGTCCCGCGGATTATCCCCTCGAATCTTTAGAGATGCTCACCGCTAAATTAAAGGGTTTATTAGCCGGAGAAAATAATCAATTAACCGATGCGGCAATTTTTAACGGTGGTTTTTATCTTTGGCGCTGTGGAATTGCGCCAGATCTACCCACGGGTTTCCAGCAAGCACAAAAATCTTTACAGTCAGGAAAAGCCCTGGCTAAACTAGAACAAATCCGTAATTATCTGGAAAATCAGGAATAG
- a CDS encoding LysR family transcriptional regulator, with protein sequence MRIEQLQAFLAVADTGNFGQAARQCGVTQSTISRQIQSLETDLGLPLFHRTAQAKLTIAGEKLLPRAKRICQEWTNVHEEITDLQAGKQPELCVAAIHSVCAHYLPPILPKFCAEYPEVQLRVTALGSDRALKVLRDGLVDVALVMNNRFLTSSPEMVVEVLYQEAIEILMAANHPLAQYQEVPWSELIPYPQVVFKDGYGMQRLVQEWFSRQDAQLKTVMELNTLDAFRGVVRQGNIIALLPQSALMEARSDATLAIRPLASPSSENPHLNNGKFSHRLTRQVVLVTTSDRLQIPPIAHFCQLVRQMKQSVVKSLENPPVQP encoded by the coding sequence ATGCGGATCGAGCAGTTGCAAGCCTTTTTAGCCGTAGCCGATACGGGCAATTTCGGTCAAGCCGCGCGCCAGTGTGGAGTCACCCAATCGACTATCAGCCGCCAGATTCAATCCCTAGAAACCGATTTGGGCTTACCTCTTTTCCATCGCACCGCCCAAGCGAAGTTAACCATTGCCGGGGAGAAATTACTGCCCCGGGCGAAACGGATTTGTCAAGAATGGACGAATGTTCACGAGGAAATCACTGACCTACAGGCAGGAAAACAGCCAGAGTTGTGTGTGGCGGCCATTCATTCCGTGTGCGCCCACTATTTACCGCCGATTTTGCCGAAATTTTGTGCTGAATACCCAGAAGTTCAGTTAAGAGTTACAGCCCTAGGCAGCGATCGCGCTTTAAAAGTGCTGCGGGATGGTTTAGTAGATGTGGCGTTGGTCATGAATAATCGTTTTCTCACCTCTAGCCCGGAGATGGTGGTTGAGGTATTATACCAAGAAGCGATCGAAATTCTCATGGCCGCTAATCATCCCCTCGCCCAATACCAAGAAGTGCCATGGTCAGAATTAATCCCCTATCCGCAAGTGGTTTTCAAAGACGGCTACGGAATGCAAAGATTAGTACAAGAATGGTTTTCCCGTCAGGATGCCCAGCTGAAAACTGTCATGGAATTAAACACCCTTGATGCTTTTCGCGGTGTGGTGCGTCAGGGTAATATTATCGCTCTGCTGCCCCAATCTGCCCTGATGGAAGCCCGTAGCGATGCCACCCTCGCCATTCGTCCTCTTGCTTCCCCTAGTAGTGAAAATCCCCATCTTAACAATGGTAAATTTAGTCATCGTCTCACCCGTCAGGTAGTCCTCGTCACCACTAGCGATCGCCTACAGATACCACCGATCGCTCATTTTTGTCAATTAGTGCGGCAAATGAAGCAAAGTGTGGTTAAAAGCTTAGAAAATCCACCTGTCCAGCCTTAG
- a CDS encoding glutamate-5-semialdehyde dehydrogenase, with the protein MIESSSTPPLTIFKQAYNAFLALGQFNGNERNRGVIAIANGIKTGFDRILEANTLDLEVSREMAVSEQMIRWLRLTPERLETTVEVLQQLAEASDPLQQVINAAYQLNPSQTYCQRMPLGVIAFVYEGFPELAMVAAGFSLKSGNSLIIRGSNASSHSDGVITEIIQEALEDVGLPVDCVSGLPCDSSPSLEELLTQENYVNLIIPYGRPSLIGQVSQLATVPVLRGAMGNCYLYWSPSGDLELARQVIIDSHGSIPDPVNAIEKVLISPHQNSSTLSRLFKSLQEKGFKLRGDTRLAADFPEHLTIATDNDWQRPYLEKTLAFRLVDTLTDAIAWINKYSSGHADCIVTESYRESRQFAMESDSALVYINSSPRFDRNPKQGESVFLGISNQKGQRRGLINLETFTTLKQVVQG; encoded by the coding sequence ATGATCGAAAGTTCCTCCACCCCCCCCCTGACGATCTTTAAGCAAGCATACAATGCTTTTCTGGCTCTAGGTCAATTTAATGGCAACGAAAGAAATCGCGGGGTAATTGCGATCGCTAATGGCATTAAAACGGGCTTTGATCGCATTTTAGAAGCCAATACCCTCGATTTAGAAGTCAGTCGAGAGATGGCCGTCTCAGAACAAATGATTCGCTGGTTACGGTTAACTCCCGAACGTTTAGAGACGACGGTGGAGGTATTGCAACAACTAGCGGAAGCATCGGATCCGCTGCAACAGGTAATTAACGCGGCCTATCAACTCAATCCTTCCCAAACCTATTGCCAAAGGATGCCTTTAGGAGTGATTGCCTTCGTCTATGAAGGTTTTCCGGAATTAGCAATGGTAGCGGCAGGATTTTCCCTGAAAAGTGGCAACAGTTTGATTATTCGCGGTTCCAATGCCTCTAGTCATTCCGATGGGGTGATTACGGAAATTATCCAAGAAGCATTGGAAGATGTGGGTTTACCGGTGGATTGTGTCAGTGGTTTACCCTGTGATTCTAGTCCCTCCCTAGAGGAGTTGCTGACGCAGGAAAATTATGTTAATTTGATTATTCCCTACGGTCGGCCTAGTTTAATCGGTCAGGTGAGTCAATTGGCCACGGTTCCCGTTTTGCGTGGGGCCATGGGAAACTGTTATTTGTATTGGTCTCCTAGTGGCGATTTGGAGTTAGCTCGTCAGGTAATTATCGATAGTCATGGCAGTATACCCGATCCGGTTAACGCGATCGAAAAAGTTTTAATTAGTCCCCATCAGAATTCTTCGACTTTAAGTCGTTTGTTTAAAAGTTTGCAGGAAAAAGGCTTTAAATTGCGGGGAGATACCCGATTAGCGGCGGATTTTCCGGAACATTTAACCATTGCTACCGATAATGATTGGCAAAGACCCTATTTAGAAAAAACGCTGGCCTTTAGGTTAGTGGATACCCTCACTGATGCGATCGCTTGGATTAATAAGTATAGTAGCGGTCATGCCGATTGTATTGTCACCGAATCCTATCGAGAAAGTCGTCAATTCGCCATGGAGTCCGATAGTGCTTTAGTTTATATCAATTCTTCACCCCGATTTGATCGCAATCCCAAACAGGGAGAATCGGTATTTTTGGGCATTTCCAACCAAAAAGGCCAGCGCCGGGGGTTAATCAACCTAGAAACCTTTACCACCCTTAAACAGGTAGTGCAGGGCTAG
- the ribH gene encoding 6,7-dimethyl-8-ribityllumazine synthase yields the protein MTVFEGNFTEDISSWHFAIVIGRFNDLVTDKLLSGCQDCLKRHGVDVNPDGTQVDYIWVPGSFEVPMVARQVALSHRYDAVICLGAIIRGQTPHFDYVAAEAAKGIAAAAFQTGVPVVFGILTTDTLQQALERAGIKSNLGWNYGLSALEMASLMRQLRPRDENKPLELLQNNPQQALIEG from the coding sequence ATGACTGTTTTTGAGGGAAATTTTACCGAGGATATATCCTCTTGGCACTTTGCGATCGTGATTGGTCGTTTTAACGATCTCGTCACTGATAAACTGTTATCAGGCTGTCAAGACTGTCTCAAGCGTCACGGGGTTGATGTCAATCCCGATGGCACGCAAGTGGATTATATCTGGGTACCCGGTAGCTTTGAAGTGCCAATGGTAGCCCGTCAAGTCGCCCTTTCCCACCGTTACGATGCCGTTATTTGTCTAGGGGCAATTATTCGCGGCCAAACGCCCCATTTTGACTACGTTGCTGCCGAGGCTGCTAAAGGCATTGCCGCGGCCGCTTTTCAGACAGGTGTTCCCGTTGTCTTCGGTATTCTCACCACTGATACTCTACAACAGGCCCTCGAACGGGCCGGTATTAAAAGTAATTTGGGCTGGAATTATGGCCTATCTGCCCTAGAAATGGCTAGTCTCATGCGTCAATTGCGCCCCCGGGATGAAAATAAACCCCTAGAATTATTGCAAAATAATCCCCAACAGGCACTGATAGAAGGCTAA
- the psbZ gene encoding photosystem II reaction center protein PsbZ: MSIVFQFFLIALVLFSLLMVIGVPVAYASPQNWDQSKPLLYVGSAIWAILVVAVAILNFLVI, encoded by the coding sequence ATGTCTATTGTCTTTCAATTTTTTCTCATTGCCCTAGTTTTATTTTCCTTGTTGATGGTGATTGGTGTCCCCGTTGCCTATGCTTCCCCCCAAAACTGGGACCAATCGAAACCCCTTCTCTATGTGGGTTCGGCAATTTGGGCGATTTTAGTAGTTGCCGTCGCTATTTTAAACTTTTTAGTGATTTAG
- a CDS encoding CBS domain-containing protein, whose product MDLILCHQTADFDALGAAVGLSLLKAGSRIVLTGGAHPTVREFLALHRDEFALIELRSVNPSRIRSLIIVDNQWRERLGKASQWLDLGHLQAIELYDHHLDSESDIHASSVHLEAVGATTTLIVEALQKAQIKPNSMAATVMALGIHVDTGSLTFAGSTPRDAYALAWLMTCAANIKTIAQYCQPSFSPRLQELFSLAWENLEIKTIHDRKIAHVLLHTADFIPGLSSVAERLLELSDSDALLFGHSYSKDEEDNSRQRLTVIGRSRIDGVNLYQLFSPYNGGGHAQAASVSFRDVQPVQQLNQLLGDLIAQIPPSPTARDLMSSPVRTIRPDTSISQAERILFRYGHSGLSVVDEQDRLVGVISRRDLDLALHHGFSRSPVKGYMTCNPKTITPDTSLQEIESLMVTYDLGRLPVLENGQLVGIVTRTDVLRQIHQNERVRFEGVALVSCLLPTIKERLEPILWSFLQAAAAAAQKRGWHLYLVGGAVRDLLLATERDTLLLQDIDLVVDGCHRAADVGAGVELANCLQEIYPGARLSIHGEFQTAALLWHKDERFGSLWVDIATARTEFYPYPASNPQVEASSIRQDLYRRDFTINALAIRLTSPKEGELLDFFGGMLDLRAQQIRVLHANSFIEDPTRIYRAVRFATRLGFVIEPLTENYIRYAIESGVYDRSRQQNQNAPALQSRLKAELNYILEADYWESALEKLADLGALHCLHGDLSLNRALWRQLRCLSRWLDCLSLELPVNAWLMRLELLIASLAVGERIAIANNLQLPKDSGERLQKLEVMEREISNNFAYDRPVSQIVSFFNGYKVPSLLLVAVRSETRIRALIWQYLTKWSQIEAPIHGNDLKALGYQPGPQFKLLLAAVLGATLDGIVSNKSEAMAFIARLTKSAD is encoded by the coding sequence ATGGATTTAATTTTATGTCATCAAACGGCGGATTTTGACGCTTTGGGGGCAGCGGTGGGTTTATCGTTGCTGAAAGCGGGTAGTCGCATTGTGTTAACCGGGGGAGCGCACCCAACAGTAAGGGAATTTTTGGCCCTGCATCGGGATGAATTCGCTTTAATTGAACTGCGTAGTGTCAATCCGTCCCGTATTCGCTCTTTAATTATCGTTGATAATCAGTGGCGGGAGCGTCTGGGAAAAGCCTCCCAGTGGCTCGATTTAGGGCATTTACAGGCGATCGAATTATATGATCATCATTTGGATAGTGAAAGCGATATTCATGCCTCTAGCGTCCATTTAGAGGCGGTGGGAGCCACCACGACTTTAATTGTCGAAGCTTTACAAAAAGCCCAGATTAAACCAAACTCGATGGCAGCGACGGTAATGGCGCTCGGTATTCACGTGGACACGGGTTCCCTGACTTTTGCCGGTAGTACCCCCAGGGATGCCTATGCTTTGGCTTGGTTAATGACCTGTGCTGCTAACATTAAAACGATCGCCCAATACTGTCAACCGAGTTTTTCCCCGCGCTTACAGGAGTTATTTAGCCTTGCTTGGGAAAATCTAGAGATTAAAACGATCCATGACCGTAAAATCGCCCACGTTCTCCTCCATACCGCCGATTTTATCCCCGGTTTGTCTAGTGTGGCCGAGCGCCTACTGGAATTATCCGATAGTGATGCGCTACTTTTTGGCCATAGTTATAGTAAAGACGAGGAAGATAATTCCCGACAGCGTTTAACTGTGATTGGTCGCTCTAGGATCGATGGGGTGAATTTATATCAGCTTTTTTCCCCCTATAACGGCGGTGGTCATGCTCAGGCCGCTTCGGTGAGTTTTCGCGATGTTCAGCCAGTTCAACAGTTAAATCAACTACTGGGGGACTTAATTGCCCAAATTCCTCCTTCTCCTACTGCTAGGGACTTAATGTCTTCTCCGGTGCGCACAATTCGTCCCGATACTTCCATATCTCAAGCCGAGCGCATCCTTTTTCGTTACGGCCATTCGGGGTTATCGGTGGTAGATGAGCAGGATCGCTTAGTTGGGGTGATTTCTCGTCGTGACCTCGATTTAGCTCTCCATCACGGCTTTTCTCGCTCTCCCGTGAAGGGATACATGACTTGTAATCCGAAAACTATTACCCCCGACACTTCTCTTCAGGAAATCGAGTCGCTGATGGTAACGTATGATTTGGGGCGTTTACCTGTACTAGAAAATGGGCAGTTAGTCGGTATCGTCACTCGTACAGATGTATTAAGACAGATTCATCAAAATGAGCGGGTGCGTTTTGAAGGGGTTGCTTTGGTGTCCTGTCTTTTACCGACGATTAAAGAGCGTTTAGAGCCGATTTTGTGGTCATTCCTGCAAGCTGCTGCCGCTGCCGCTCAAAAACGCGGTTGGCATCTCTATCTGGTTGGGGGTGCGGTGCGCGATTTACTTTTAGCGACAGAAAGGGATACTTTATTGTTACAGGATATCGATTTAGTGGTGGATGGCTGCCATCGCGCCGCCGATGTGGGTGCGGGGGTAGAGTTGGCTAATTGTCTACAGGAAATTTATCCGGGGGCCCGGTTATCGATTCACGGGGAATTTCAGACGGCGGCTTTGTTATGGCACAAAGATGAGCGTTTTGGCTCGTTATGGGTGGATATCGCCACGGCACGCACGGAATTCTATCCCTATCCTGCCAGTAATCCCCAAGTGGAGGCTAGTTCGATTCGACAGGATTTGTATAGAAGGGATTTTACAATTAATGCTCTGGCAATTCGCCTAACTTCGCCGAAAGAGGGGGAATTACTCGACTTTTTTGGCGGTATGTTGGATTTACGCGCCCAACAAATCCGGGTTTTACACGCTAATAGTTTTATTGAGGATCCGACGCGCATCTATCGAGCGGTGCGTTTTGCCACTCGGTTAGGATTTGTTATTGAACCCTTGACAGAAAACTATATTAGGTATGCGATCGAAAGTGGAGTTTATGATCGCTCGCGGCAACAAAATCAGAATGCACCCGCTTTACAGTCCCGTTTAAAAGCGGAGTTGAATTATATTTTAGAGGCGGATTACTGGGAAAGTGCCTTAGAAAAGTTGGCTGATTTGGGGGCTTTGCACTGTTTACACGGGGATTTAAGCTTAAATCGGGCTTTATGGCGACAATTGCGCTGTCTCAGTCGTTGGTTAGATTGTTTAAGTCTGGAATTGCCGGTGAATGCTTGGTTAATGCGGTTGGAATTATTAATCGCTTCTCTGGCTGTAGGGGAAAGAATAGCGATCGCTAATAATTTACAATTGCCCAAAGATAGTGGGGAGCGTTTACAAAAACTAGAAGTTATGGAAAGGGAGATTAGCAATAATTTTGCTTATGATCGACCCGTTAGTCAAATTGTCAGCTTTTTCAACGGTTATAAGGTTCCTAGTTTGTTACTGGTGGCGGTGAGGAGTGAGACTAGGATTCGGGCTTTAATCTGGCAATATTTAACTAAATGGTCGCAGATCGAGGCTCCTATCCACGGCAATGACCTAAAAGCTTTGGGTTATCAACCAGGTCCCCAGTTTAAACTATTACTTGCGGCGGTGTTGGGGGCGACTTTAGATGGAATAGTCAGCAATAAAAGCGAGGCTATGGCTTTTATTGCTAGATTAACTAAGTCAGCAGATTAG
- a CDS encoding RNA recognition motif domain-containing protein — protein sequence MSIYVGNLPFEVDQEDVAEVFTEYGKIKRVHLPMDRETKRKRGFAFVEMETPEQESAAIAALDGAQWMGRELKVNQAREKEPRSSFAGGDRNRERRY from the coding sequence ATGTCAATTTATGTTGGTAATCTCCCCTTCGAGGTTGACCAAGAGGATGTAGCGGAAGTTTTTACCGAATATGGTAAAATTAAGCGCGTTCACCTCCCCATGGATCGGGAAACGAAAAGAAAACGCGGTTTCGCTTTTGTGGAAATGGAAACCCCAGAGCAAGAATCGGCCGCTATTGCCGCTCTTGACGGCGCTCAATGGATGGGACGAGAATTAAAAGTCAATCAAGCTCGTGAAAAAGAACCCAGATCTTCCTTCGCTGGTGGTGATCGCAATCGGGAGCGTCGCTACTAA
- the pheS gene encoding phenylalanine--tRNA ligase subunit alpha, producing the protein MSLSPHPIETALKTLAGKAENSIDETTTLEDLEQLRVNYLGKKGELSQILREMGKLTPEERPRLGAIANEVKELVQSLLESRRESLNNAQIQAKLAAETLDVTLPALSRPLGRIHPLNSTVDRMIDIFVGLGYSIATGPQVESDYYNFEALNIPADHPARDMQDTFFLRDGRLLRTHTSPVQIRYMESHEPPIRIVAPGRVYRRDTVDATHSAVFHQVELLAVDRGLTFTDLKGTIKEFLKQMFGADLPVKFRASYFPFTEPSAEVDVQWKGKWLEVMGCGMVDPNVLKAVGYDPQIYTGFAAGFGVERFAMVLHEIDDIRRCYNSDIRFLRQF; encoded by the coding sequence ATGAGTTTATCCCCCCATCCGATCGAAACTGCCCTAAAAACCCTGGCAGGGAAAGCGGAAAATTCCATCGACGAAACAACAACCCTAGAAGACTTGGAACAGCTAAGGGTGAATTATCTGGGTAAGAAAGGAGAATTATCGCAGATTTTACGGGAAATGGGCAAATTAACCCCCGAAGAGAGACCGCGCCTCGGTGCGATCGCTAATGAGGTCAAAGAATTAGTACAATCGCTGCTGGAATCCCGGCGAGAAAGTCTAAATAATGCCCAAATTCAAGCGAAATTAGCGGCGGAAACCCTCGATGTCACCCTACCTGCTCTTAGCCGTCCTTTAGGGCGAATTCACCCCTTAAATAGCACAGTTGATCGCATGATCGATATTTTCGTCGGTCTGGGTTACAGCATTGCCACTGGGCCGCAGGTAGAAAGCGATTATTATAATTTTGAGGCTTTAAATATCCCTGCTGACCATCCGGCCCGGGATATGCAGGATACTTTTTTCCTGAGGGATGGTCGTTTATTGCGGACCCATACCTCCCCGGTTCAGATTCGCTACATGGAAAGTCACGAACCCCCGATTCGGATTGTGGCCCCGGGCCGCGTTTATCGTCGCGATACCGTGGATGCAACCCATTCCGCGGTTTTCCATCAAGTGGAATTATTAGCGGTGGACAGGGGATTAACTTTTACGGATTTGAAAGGAACAATTAAAGAATTTCTTAAGCAAATGTTTGGGGCCGATTTACCGGTTAAATTCCGCGCTTCCTACTTCCCTTTTACTGAACCCTCGGCCGAGGTAGATGTGCAGTGGAAAGGCAAATGGTTGGAGGTGATGGGCTGTGGTATGGTGGATCCCAATGTCTTAAAAGCAGTCGGTTATGACCCCCAAATCTATACGGGTTTTGCTGCTGGTTTTGGCGTGGAAAGATTTGCTATGGTATTACATGAGATAGACGATATTCGCCGTTGTTATAATAGCGATATCCGCTTTCTCCGCCAATTTTAG